A single Triticum dicoccoides isolate Atlit2015 ecotype Zavitan chromosome 2A, WEW_v2.0, whole genome shotgun sequence DNA region contains:
- the LOC119356192 gene encoding heavy metal-associated isoprenylated plant protein 33-like codes for MAKEEELKRVDLKVNVSCCDGCRRKVMKAMNLKGVLRTEIHPSLDRVTVVGNVDTKVLVKKLAKVGKIAEVVEAAVPEQQKKREGDGGKDRDGGDWTAPAPGMAGEKSKRKEDGMDNGGNKPAAASSKKECTKCAHQHKQSARGGGDADDHGKKAKGAAGDETSAFKQEADGFAAEAKASAPDHAPAAAHHNYYRAEPPSMAVPMQYMPTMPYYAAANVTAPSYYNGGGYYAMPPPPPAPMPWQPPHQQQQLVRPQPSRFDVDYFNEDNAVGCHIM; via the exons ATggctaaggaagaagagctcaag AGAGTTGATTTGAAGGTGAACGTGAGCTGCTGCGACGGCTGCAGGAGGAAGGTGATGAAGGCCATGAACCTCAAGGGCGTGCTGAGGACGGAGATCCACCCGTCGCTCGACCGGGTCACCGTCGTCGGCAACGTCGACACCAAGGTGCTCGTCAAGAAGCTCGCCAAGGTCGGCAAGATCGCcgaggtggtggaggcggcggtgccCGAGCAGCAGAAGAAGCGCGAGGGCGATGGTGGGAAGGACCGCGACGGTGGCGACTGGACGGCGCCGGCGCCGGGGATGGCGGGCGAGAAGAGCAAGCGCAAGGAGGACGGCATGGACAACGGCGGCAACAAGCCCGCGGCGGCGTCGTCCAAGAAAGAATGCACCAAGTGCGCGCACCAGCACAAGCAGTCCGCGCGCGGCGGCGGTGACGCCGATGATCACGGCAAGAAGGCCAAGGGCGCCGCCGGCGACGAAACGAGCGCCTTCAAACAAGAAGCCGATGGCTTCGCGGCCGAGGCCAAGGCCTCCGCTCCCGACCACGCGCCGGCGGCAGCGCACCACAACTACTACCGCGCCGAGCCGCCCAGCATGGCCGTGCCCATGCAGTACATGCCGACGATGCCGTACTACGCGGCGGCGAACGTGACGGCGCCGTCCTACTACAACGGCGGCGGGTACTACGcgatgccgcctccgccgccggccccgATGCCGTGGCAGCCTCCtcatcagcagcagcagctggTCCGGCCTCAGCCGTCGCGCTTCGACGTGGACTACTTCAACGAGGACAACGCCGTCGGCTGCCACATCATGTGA
- the LOC119356193 gene encoding APO protein 1, chloroplastic-like has protein sequence MEILNCKGVRFSLTGINGTRANQLVKIGSQPQRVGRARSVTCCEYSPDPASKRHERYQQQPQNVDLPELHPKNKKKPFPVPIKKMLQASRKDKRLAQMRIEKPLEPPKNGLLLPELVPVAYEVLENWKVLIRGISQLLNVVTVYGCRKCPQVHVGPVGHQIQDCYGSGSQRRNSHHSWVRGSINDVLIPIESYHLFDPFGRRVKHDTRFDFDRIPAIVELCIQAGVDLPQYPTRRRTAPVRMIGKKVIDRGGVVDEPKPHRLEDCISLLAELDTFSNQQGQSPAPANVKEHAERTLKAYCDVRRGVTQLMSKYTVKACGYCSEVHVGPWGHNVKLCGAFKHQWRDGKHGWQDAVVDEVIPPNYVWHVPDPTGPPLRSSLRSFYGKAPAVVELCVQAGAEIPAEYRPMMRTDIIIPDPDEAWMAA, from the exons ATGGAGATACTTAACTGTAAGG GCGTTCGTTTTAGCTTGACAGGCATCAATGGAACCAGGGCCAACCAGTTAGTAAAG ATAGGATCCCAACCTCAACGAGTTGGCCGGGCAAGGTCAGTAACATGCTGTGAGTACTCTCCTGATCCTGCTAGCAAGAGGCATGAGAGGTATCAGCAACAACCACAAAATGTTGATCTCCCAGAATTACACCCGAAGAACAAAAAGAAGCCATTTCCTGTCCCAATTAAAAAGATGCTGCAAGCTTCCCGCAAAGATAAGAGGCTTGCACAGATGAGGATAGAGAAGCCTCTTGAGCCCCCAAAGAACGGCTTGCTTTTACCAGAGCTTGTCCCTGTTGCCTACGAAGTCCTTGAGAACTGGAAAGTGCTCATCAGAGGCATCTCTCAACTTCTGAATGTTGTTACAGTTTATGGTTGCAG AAAATGCCCTCAAGTCCATGTTGGCCCAGTTGGCCACCAGATACAAGATTGCTATGGTTCAGGAAGCCAGCGACGAAATAGTCACCACTCTTGGGTCAGAGGATCCATCAACGATGTGCTCATCCCGATCGAATCTTACCATCTTTTTGACCCATTTGGGCGGAGGGTCAAGCATGACACCAGGTTTGACTTCGACAGGATTCCAGCAATTGTTGAGCTATGCATTCAGGCTGGTGTCGACCTACCACAATATCCCACAAGGAGACGGACTGCTCCTGTGCGGATGATTGGCAAGAAGGTTATTGACCGTGGCGGAGTTGTCGATGAGCCTAAGCCACACCGATTGGAGGACTGTATATCTCTTCTTGCTGAGCTTGACACATTTAGCAACCAACAGGGACAGTCACCCGCGCCGGCCAATGTGAAAGAGCATGCAGAGAGGACACTGAAAGCATACTGTGATGTCCGGCGGGGTGTTACGCAGCTGATGAGCAAGTATACGGTAAAAGCATGCGGGTACTGCTCTGAGGTCCACGTTGGTCCATGGGGACACAATGTGAAGCTCTGTGGGGCTTTCAAGCACCAATGGCGAGACGGCAAGCACGGGTGGCAGGATGCTGTTGTGGATGAGGTCATACCACCGAACTATGTGTGGCATGTCCCTGACCCCACTGGCCCTCCTCTCAGATCCTCTCTAAGGAGTTTCTATGGCAAAGCTCCGGCCGTGGTCGAGCTATGTGTGCAGGCGGGAGCTGAAATACCTGCAGAGTACCGGCCAATGATGAGGACTGATATCATCATCCCAGACCCCGATGAAGCTTGGATGGCTGCATGA